From the genome of Leptodactylus fuscus isolate aLepFus1 chromosome 1, aLepFus1.hap2, whole genome shotgun sequence, one region includes:
- the SUB1 gene encoding activated RNA polymerase II transcriptional coactivator p15, translated as MPKSKELVSSSSSGSDSDSEVDQKAKRKKQAPPEKEKPAKKQKSGESSKGSASAKQSSSNQDDNMFQIGKMRYVSVRDFKGKVLIDIREYFMDSQGEMKPGKKGISLNPEQWNQLKEQMSDIDDAVRKM; from the exons ATGCCTAAATCAAAGGAGCTAGTGTCTTCAAGTTCATCCGGAAGCGATTCCGATAGTGAGGTCGACCAAAAG gCAAAGAGAAAAAAGCAGGCCCCACCTGAGAAGGAGAAGCCGGCAAAGAAGCAGAAGTCAGGAGAAAGCTCTAAAGGATCTGCCTCTGCTAAGCAAAGCAGCAGCAACCAGGATGACAACATGTTCCAG ATTGGAAAGATGCGGTATGTTAGTGTTCGTGACTTCAAAGGAAAAGTTCTCATTGATATTAGAGAATATTTTATGGATAGCCAAGGAGAGATGAAGCCGGGAAAGAAAG GAATCTCTCTAAACCCAGAGCAGTGGAACCAGCTGAAGGAACAGATGTCTGACATTGACGACGCAGTAAGAAAAATGTAA